A region from the Naumannella halotolerans genome encodes:
- a CDS encoding SanA/YdcF family protein, whose protein sequence is MSRQVRRRRRPGRTAAAVLLALFCLTMTPWVVVQFGSQGRVLNVAEAPDDSVGVVLGAAVWSGGVPSPFLQGRLDQATTLWEQGKLSTVIVSGNSEPYYSEPAAMKDTLIAQGVPAEVIIEDPAGYDTYDTCVRAKEVYGYDQVVLISQYYHLPRAVTTCRLVGVDAIAVGDASVRDNSRTWWYGELREIPAAWKMLLDVAVRRQPELGRADPVTGEIEPN, encoded by the coding sequence GTGTCGCGCCAAGTCCGTCGCCGTCGCCGGCCCGGGCGTACCGCGGCGGCAGTGTTGCTTGCGCTCTTCTGTCTGACCATGACGCCCTGGGTGGTCGTGCAATTCGGCAGCCAGGGTCGCGTGCTCAACGTCGCCGAAGCCCCCGACGACTCGGTCGGGGTGGTGCTCGGCGCCGCCGTCTGGTCCGGTGGTGTCCCCTCCCCGTTCCTGCAGGGCCGCCTCGACCAGGCGACAACCCTGTGGGAGCAGGGAAAGTTGTCGACGGTGATCGTCTCGGGCAATTCCGAGCCGTACTACAGCGAGCCGGCCGCGATGAAGGACACCTTGATCGCCCAGGGGGTGCCGGCGGAGGTGATCATCGAGGATCCGGCCGGATATGACACCTACGACACCTGCGTCCGGGCGAAGGAGGTCTACGGCTACGACCAGGTCGTGTTGATCAGCCAGTACTACCACCTGCCTCGCGCGGTCACGACCTGTCGGCTGGTCGGCGTCGACGCGATCGCGGTCGGTGATGCCAGCGTGCGGGACAACTCCCGTACCTGGTGGTACGGCGAACTGCGCGAGATCCCGGCAGCCTGGAAGATGTTGCTGGATGTCGCTGTCCGCCGGCAGCCGGAGCTCGGCCGGGCCGATCCGGTCACCGGGGAGATCGAGCCGAACTGA